The genomic region ATCCTCGCAACGAGCGGATGCTCACCCTCGACACCCTGCGCGAGCAGATCGAGCTGGGCGAGATCGACACCGTCATCCTCGGTTTCACCGACATGCAGGGCAGGCTGCAGGGCAAGCTCCTGCATGCCAGGTTCTTTCTCGACACGGTCGTCGAGCACGGCACAGAGGGATGCAACTACCTGCTCGCCGTCGACGTCGACATGAACACGGTCGACGGCTACGCCATCTCGTCGTGGGAGAAGGGCTACGGCGACATGGAGTTCGTGCCCGACTGGAACACCATCAGGCGACTCCCGCACCAGGAGAAGACGGCGCTCGTGCAGTGCGACCTGGCGTGGACCGACGGCGAGGACGCCACGGTGTCGCCCCGCTCCATCCTCAAGCGTCAGGCGGAGCGCGCCGCCGCGCACGGCTGGAACGCGTTCACCGGCACGGAGCTCGAGTTCGTCGTCTACGACAACAGCTACGAGGATGCCTTCGACCGCGCCTACCGCGGGCTGACGCCCGCCAACCAGTACAACGTGGACTACTCACTGCTGGGCTCGAGCCGGGTGGAACCGCTGCTGCGGAGCATCCGCAACGCCATGTACGAGGCGGGCCTCAACCCCGAGTCGGCCAAGGGCGAGTGCAACTTCGGCCAGCACGAGATCGCCTTTCTCTACGACGACGTCGTGACGACGGCCGACAACCACTCCGTGTACAAGCTGTCGGCCAAGCAGATCGCGGCGCAGACGGGCAAGTCGATCACGTTCATGGCGAAGCCCAACGAGCGCGAGGGCAACTCGTGTCACATCCACATGTCGTTGCGCGGCGAGAACGGCGAGCTCGTGTTCTG from Humibacter ginsenosidimutans harbors:
- a CDS encoding glutamine synthetase family protein — translated: MPAAGHPRNERMLTLDTLREQIELGEIDTVILGFTDMQGRLQGKLLHARFFLDTVVEHGTEGCNYLLAVDVDMNTVDGYAISSWEKGYGDMEFVPDWNTIRRLPHQEKTALVQCDLAWTDGEDATVSPRSILKRQAERAAAHGWNAFTGTELEFVVYDNSYEDAFDRAYRGLTPANQYNVDYSLLGSSRVEPLLRSIRNAMYEAGLNPESAKGECNFGQHEIAFLYDDVVTTADNHSVYKLSAKQIAAQTGKSITFMAKPNEREGNSCHIHMSLRGENGELVFWDAATGSRTPLYDHFIAGILATMRDFTLFYAPNINSYKRFAEGSFAPTAIAWGIDNRTCSLRLVGHGAGARVENRLPGGDVNPYLALAAMLAGGLYGIEHELPLQPETAGNAYTAGAPRVPSTLREAREALAASAIAREVFGDDVVDHYLNYADVELAAFDAAVTDWELRRGFERL